The Xiphophorus maculatus strain JP 163 A chromosome 7, X_maculatus-5.0-male, whole genome shotgun sequence region tctgggattaataaagtatatttgaaaTGAAGGATAAACATTCTTCAGCCTGACTgaagatattttataaatttctaGGGCGGGATAAAGGAAATAATTCACCAGATTATTGTCTTGAAGCAAGAAGAATTTTTGTTCCAGACTTATTTTTGTGCTGATCAGAATCACGACGCTGATATTCAAATTTAAAGCAGCCGTCTCATCGCTCTCTGCTCCACAGCTCAGCTGAACATCGGTAACGTTCTTCCTGTCGGCACCATGCCGGAGGGAACCATCATCTGCTGCCTGGAAGAGAAGCCCGGCGACAGAGGCAAGCTGGCCCGCGCCTCAGGAAACTACGCCACCGTCATCTCTCACAACCCCGAGACCAAGAAATCCAGAGTCAAGCTGCCCTCAGGCGCCAAGAAGGTCATCTCTTCTGCCAACAGAGCCGTCGTCGGTGAGGACGCTGtcgtgtttttttgttgttgttggcgTTTGGTGACGCTGCCGCCACTGAAGGTAACTGAATGCcacctcctctgctgctgcgtTCAAGGTGTCGTTGCTGGAGGCGGTCGTATCGACAAGCCCATCCTGAAGGCCGGCCGCGCCTACCACAAGTACAAGGCCAAGAGGAACTGCTGGCCTCGTGTCCGTGGTGTGGCTATGAACGTAAGTGAACCTGGGGACAAATCCTGGCTGCACTGTGGGAAAAAGCAAAGAAGTAAAACTGACAGGGTCTTCAGATGCATTTATGTCGCCTTTAGTTGGGAcgttatttcagttttaactgtTGTGCTCAGTAATCCGACACAAATGGAGGTAAAACTAAAGTCAGAGCAGTCAACGGAGTAAATAGTTAACCTTAAATGACTTCTTGGAGATAAAGTAAGCTACATCTGAGAATActactatatattttttcaaaaactcgTCAAAAGTTGAACTGTTTGTCAAGCTTcgcttcctcttcctccgcGCAGCCTGTTGAGCATCCCTTCGGTGGTGGTAACCATCAGCACATTGGCAAACCCTCAACGATCAGGAGGGACGCACCTGCTGGTCGCAAGGTCGGTCTTATCGCTGCCCGTCGTACAGGCAGACTGCGTGGAACGAAGACCGTCCAGGAAAAGGAGAACTAAATGTGACTGTCttgttaataaaacatgttcCAAAATTaccattttcttgtgtttctgaGTTTATGTAGTAAAACGTGTCTGAGAAATCCGACTACAGCGAGGGAGTGAAATGGTCAAAGAGATGAActagagttttgttgtttttatgaaaaa contains the following coding sequences:
- the rpl8 gene encoding 60S ribosomal protein L8 → MGRVIRGQRKGAGSVFRAHVKHRKGAAKLRQVDFAERHGYIKGIVKDIIHDPGRGAPLAKVAFRDPYRFKKRTELFIAAEGIHTGQFIYCGKKAQLNIGNVLPVGTMPEGTIICCLEEKPGDRGKLARASGNYATVISHNPETKKSRVKLPSGAKKVISSANRAVVGVVAGGGRIDKPILKAGRAYHKYKAKRNCWPRVRGVAMNPVEHPFGGGNHQHIGKPSTIRRDAPAGRKVGLIAARRTGRLRGTKTVQEKEN